The Thermanaerovibrio acidaminovorans DSM 6589 genome contains a region encoding:
- the thiD gene encoding bifunctional hydroxymethylpyrimidine kinase/phosphomethylpyrimidine kinase, with translation MYRGVAMTIAGSDSGGGAGIQADLKTFMGLNVFGVSAVTAVTAQNSMGVYHVENLSVRSVREQIRCLLSDFPVRAVKIGMLSTGEIMEAVAEELSSYPGPVVLDPVMVSQSGHSLMDSGAERAMRERLLPLASLVTPNLPEAERLLGLPPGSIATKGDMLDAANRLLEAGCRGVLLKGGHLPGDDIFDVLICGAEEVLFEDRRIPGGNDHGTGCTLSSAIAAELAAGEDLKTAVTRGREFVRRGMETGVRLGRGHGCLYHRAPAPWVGDGA, from the coding sequence TTGTACAGGGGTGTTGCCATGACCATCGCGGGGAGCGACTCCGGCGGTGGGGCGGGGATCCAGGCGGATCTCAAGACCTTCATGGGGCTTAACGTCTTCGGCGTCTCGGCGGTTACCGCGGTTACCGCCCAGAACTCCATGGGGGTGTACCACGTGGAGAACCTTTCGGTCCGGTCCGTGAGGGAGCAGATCCGGTGCCTCCTCTCGGACTTTCCGGTCCGGGCGGTGAAGATAGGCATGCTGTCCACCGGGGAGATCATGGAGGCGGTGGCGGAGGAGCTCTCCTCCTACCCGGGGCCGGTGGTGCTGGACCCGGTGATGGTGTCCCAGAGCGGGCACAGCCTGATGGACTCGGGGGCCGAGCGGGCCATGCGGGAGAGACTGCTTCCCCTGGCGTCATTGGTGACCCCGAACCTGCCCGAGGCGGAGCGGCTGCTGGGCCTTCCGCCGGGATCCATAGCCACCAAGGGGGACATGCTGGACGCGGCGAACAGGCTGCTGGAGGCGGGGTGCCGGGGGGTTCTCCTCAAGGGGGGGCACCTTCCAGGGGATGACATCTTCGACGTGCTCATATGCGGCGCCGAGGAGGTGCTATTCGAGGACCGGCGGATCCCGGGGGGCAACGACCACGGAACGGGCTGCACGCTGAGCAGCGCCATAGCGGCGGAGCTGGCCGCCGGGGAGGACCTGAAGACCGCGGTGACCCGGGGCAGGGAGTTCGTGAGGAGGGGCATGGAGACGGGGGTCAGGCTCGGGAGAGGGCACGGGTGCCTGTACCACCGGGCCCCGGCCCCCTGGGTGGGTGACGGGGCTTGA
- a CDS encoding 1-phosphofructokinase family hexose kinase yields MAIATVTLNPAKDRTVFLRKFRPGQVNRAEGEHLAPGGKGINVASFLGDYGVREVYALGLIGEEDMGLFRSAMEARGVGHMFTPLPGRVRENIKLSDLAEMTVTDVNLPGPRWDPSHLEALMGDLKRCPCRVVVISGSLPPGCPEDTVARLVEESKRMGRLTIVDTSGEPLRLALEAVPHGVKPNLAELSEVLRLPEGPEGILQGVRRLREMGIGLVALSLGADGAVLSSPQGTVLVRPPKVTPITTVGAGDAMVAAMALGIHSSMELWETARLACAFSLCAITRIEEPRVEPSAVRDFMDKIRISEVEG; encoded by the coding sequence ATGGCTATAGCCACCGTGACGCTGAACCCCGCCAAGGACAGGACCGTGTTCCTCCGGAAGTTCCGCCCCGGCCAGGTTAACCGGGCGGAGGGGGAGCACCTGGCCCCGGGGGGCAAGGGGATAAACGTGGCCTCCTTCCTGGGGGACTACGGGGTCCGGGAGGTCTACGCCCTGGGGCTCATCGGGGAGGAGGACATGGGGCTCTTCCGGTCCGCCATGGAGGCCCGGGGAGTGGGACACATGTTCACCCCCCTGCCCGGGCGGGTCCGGGAGAACATAAAGCTCTCGGACCTGGCGGAGATGACGGTGACGGACGTGAACCTGCCGGGGCCCCGGTGGGATCCGTCCCACCTGGAGGCCCTCATGGGGGACCTCAAGAGGTGCCCGTGCCGGGTGGTGGTCATCTCCGGGAGCCTCCCCCCCGGCTGCCCGGAGGACACGGTGGCCCGGCTGGTGGAGGAGTCAAAGCGTATGGGGCGCTTGACCATAGTTGACACAAGCGGGGAGCCTTTGAGGCTGGCGCTGGAGGCGGTGCCCCACGGGGTGAAGCCCAACCTGGCGGAGCTGTCCGAGGTGCTCCGCCTGCCAGAGGGACCGGAGGGGATCCTCCAGGGGGTCCGGCGCCTCAGGGAGATGGGGATAGGACTCGTGGCCCTCTCCCTGGGGGCGGATGGGGCGGTGCTCTCCTCCCCCCAAGGGACGGTGTTGGTCCGGCCCCCCAAGGTGACGCCGATCACCACCGTGGGGGCCGGGGACGCCATGGTGGCCGCCATGGCCTTGGGGATCCACTCCTCCATGGAGCTGTGGGAGACCGCCCGGCTGGCCTGCGCCTTCTCCCTATGTGCGATCACCCGGATAGAGGAGCCAAGGGTTGAACCCTCCGCAGTGAGGGATTTCATGGACAAGATCCGGATATCGGAGGTGGAAGGATGA
- the thiW gene encoding energy coupling factor transporter S component ThiW, translated as MEVVRLEDRSLALRRLALAGALCALGVVMSPLSFPVGPAKCYPFQHALNVVAGYFLGPWYGAGCALVTSLIRISLGTGTLFALPGSIPGALLAGLAARAIRGHLVPALGEVMGTCLVGAYLASALVGPMMGRSVSFQFLLSAFAISSVPGAALGALAVRLSHGRVLGLVGGRLSDNLK; from the coding sequence ATGGAGGTGGTCCGGTTGGAGGATAGGAGCCTGGCGCTTAGGAGGCTTGCGTTGGCGGGGGCGCTCTGCGCCCTGGGGGTGGTCATGTCCCCCCTGTCGTTCCCCGTGGGGCCCGCCAAGTGCTATCCCTTTCAGCACGCATTGAACGTGGTGGCGGGCTACTTTTTGGGCCCCTGGTACGGGGCGGGGTGCGCCCTGGTGACGAGCCTGATCAGGATATCACTGGGGACCGGCACCCTCTTCGCCCTCCCGGGGAGCATCCCCGGGGCCCTGCTGGCGGGGTTGGCAGCCCGGGCGATCAGGGGGCACCTGGTCCCCGCCCTGGGGGAGGTGATGGGCACCTGCCTGGTGGGGGCCTACCTGGCCTCCGCCCTGGTGGGGCCCATGATGGGCAGGTCCGTATCGTTCCAGTTCCTCCTGTCCGCCTTCGCTATCAGCTCCGTGCCGGGGGCGGCGCTGGGAGCCCTGGCGGTGAGGCTGAGCCATGGCCGAGTCCTGGGGCTGGTCGGGGGGCGGTTGAGCGACAACCTAAAGTAA
- a CDS encoding glycosyltransferase family 9 protein has translation MRVDPEKVDRVLVIGLSCLGDMLLASGALWNLRLFLPGAHFKIMVGPRAVEAVRHDPMWQEVEVYHRQRDYPGLWGRLNVISRIRAFRPDLIVDLRSGLNPLFSGARYAPLWGLKELRLPKTVHEAERNLICMASIGVPIRTRNMRFHISQAAEEAAERLVGEGRFVVLNPGGSFPPKRWPEENFARLALHLARMGLRVAVTGKLPDEVEMAQRILDGLGSAGIDLRSCPSLEVLGAVLRRASLMVSNDTGPVHLASAAGTPTVGLYSHGDLALRYGPWCTPHESLLPREGARSFEEAMGSIPVDDAIDAAERLLRGGFGGA, from the coding sequence ATGAGGGTCGACCCCGAGAAAGTGGACAGGGTGCTGGTGATAGGGCTTTCGTGCCTGGGGGACATGCTGCTGGCCTCCGGGGCCCTTTGGAACCTCAGGCTCTTCCTCCCCGGGGCCCACTTCAAGATAATGGTGGGCCCCCGGGCGGTGGAGGCGGTGAGGCACGACCCCATGTGGCAGGAGGTGGAGGTCTACCACAGGCAACGGGACTACCCGGGCCTTTGGGGGCGCCTCAATGTCATATCCAGGATCAGGGCCTTCAGACCGGACCTGATAGTGGACCTGAGGTCCGGCCTGAACCCCCTGTTCAGCGGCGCCAGGTACGCCCCCCTCTGGGGGCTTAAGGAGCTGAGGCTTCCCAAGACGGTTCACGAGGCGGAGCGGAACCTCATCTGCATGGCCTCCATCGGGGTTCCGATCCGGACCAGGAACATGCGCTTTCACATCTCCCAGGCGGCGGAGGAGGCGGCGGAGCGTCTGGTGGGGGAGGGGCGGTTCGTGGTGCTGAACCCCGGGGGCAGCTTCCCCCCCAAGCGCTGGCCGGAGGAGAACTTCGCCCGGCTGGCCCTGCACCTGGCCCGGATGGGGCTTAGGGTGGCGGTGACCGGCAAGCTTCCTGACGAGGTGGAGATGGCCCAGCGGATCCTGGACGGGCTCGGCTCCGCGGGGATCGACCTCAGGTCCTGCCCGTCCCTGGAGGTCCTGGGAGCGGTGCTGAGGCGGGCTTCCCTGATGGTCTCCAACGACACCGGGCCGGTGCACCTGGCCAGCGCCGCCGGCACCCCCACGGTGGGGCTCTACTCCCATGGGGACCTGGCCCTCCGGTACGGCCCCTGGTGCACCCCCCACGAGAGCCTGCTCCCCCGGGAGGGGGCCCGGTCCTTCGAGGAGGCCATGGGATCCATCCCGGTGGATGACGCGATCGATGCGGCGGAGCGGCTCCTTAGGGGAGGGTTCGGCGGTGCCTAG
- the mobA gene encoding molybdenum cofactor guanylyltransferase: protein MRMRRCIPRVEPGAHMDASLVILGGGRGTRMGGNKLFLSVGGRFLWEVMLQRMAPWFREVIMSVGPRDVGPLSGLLPPAAPGGVPIRVAVDRSEALGPLEGLRSALAEARSGWAFAVGCDMPLVQHAVVRKMWSLMESRSMVICARLGGFLEPLHAFYSTGCLPAVDDAISRGERRLKGFYHQVEVTVVEEESLRYLPYRRSFLGVNTPKDLADRLDQLGAAPPWVIE, encoded by the coding sequence ATGAGGATGAGACGATGTATCCCCCGGGTCGAGCCCGGGGCCCACATGGACGCGTCGCTGGTGATCCTGGGCGGAGGGCGGGGCACCCGGATGGGGGGCAACAAGCTCTTCCTCTCCGTGGGGGGCCGCTTCCTGTGGGAGGTGATGCTTCAGCGGATGGCCCCCTGGTTCAGGGAGGTGATAATGTCCGTGGGGCCCAGGGACGTGGGGCCCCTTTCGGGGCTGCTTCCCCCCGCCGCACCAGGCGGTGTCCCGATCCGGGTGGCGGTGGACCGGTCCGAGGCGCTGGGGCCCCTGGAGGGGCTAAGATCCGCCCTGGCGGAGGCCCGCTCCGGCTGGGCCTTCGCGGTGGGGTGCGACATGCCCCTGGTCCAGCACGCGGTGGTCCGTAAGATGTGGAGCCTCATGGAGAGCCGGTCCATGGTGATCTGCGCCAGGCTGGGGGGCTTCCTGGAGCCGTTGCACGCCTTCTACTCCACCGGATGCCTTCCCGCGGTGGATGATGCGATCTCCAGGGGGGAGAGGCGCCTCAAGGGCTTCTACCACCAGGTGGAGGTCACCGTGGTGGAGGAGGAGTCCCTCCGGTACCTGCCGTACCGGCGGTCCTTCCTGGGGGTCAACACCCCCAAGGACCTGGCGGACCGGCTGGATCAACTGGGGGCGGCCCCCCCTTGGGTGATAGAATAG
- a CDS encoding PTS sugar transporter subunit IIA, producing the protein MIGELMGPNGIILDLEVREKERVLRTLAEGLRADGAVSDVEEFLAHVAQREAQGTTSVGHGLAIPHAKSSAVVRPALAMGRTREEIQEEALDGTRPRLFFMIAVPQGDDSSHLKVLSSLARLVMHQEVREGLLSAKDPEEVRRIISEAEGLISG; encoded by the coding sequence ATGATCGGGGAGCTCATGGGACCCAACGGGATCATATTGGATCTGGAGGTCCGGGAGAAGGAGCGGGTGTTGAGGACCCTGGCGGAGGGATTGAGGGCCGACGGGGCGGTGAGCGATGTGGAGGAGTTCCTCGCCCACGTGGCCCAGAGGGAGGCCCAGGGGACCACATCGGTGGGGCACGGGCTGGCCATTCCCCACGCCAAGTCGAGCGCGGTGGTGAGGCCCGCCCTTGCCATGGGCCGCACCCGGGAGGAGATCCAGGAGGAGGCCCTGGACGGGACCAGGCCCAGGCTCTTCTTCATGATCGCCGTCCCCCAGGGGGACGACTCCTCCCACCTTAAGGTGCTGTCCAGCCTGGCCAGGCTTGTGATGCACCAAGAGGTCCGGGAGGGGCTTCTGAGCGCCAAGGACCCGGAGGAGGTGAGGAGGATCATATCCGAGGCGGAAGGGCTGATAAGCGGCTGA
- a CDS encoding putative DNA modification/repair radical SAM protein, with translation MAVDLMGRLRVLGDSARFDASCAPFRERALGVLPGVVWANRCRVLKVLMSNRCGYDCAYCVNRASSPVDRAQMEPRELADLFASLWRRGLVQGIFLSSAVVGSPDGTMERMIRALEIIRREHRFGGYVHAKVIPGSSFGLIRQMCLLADRVSVNLEVPSEEGLRALAPQKEGSAILAPMGRVASLLEEMGSSGHLKGGHTTQMILGATEDPDREVLKVSSALYRRFRLRRVYYSSYVPVSEDPRLPRRDPDRLREVRIYQADFLMRQYGMSYREILGDRQQLDRRLDPKASWALRNVHRFPVDLNSAEAEEILMVPGIGPKGVRAILEARRRGRLRIEDLGSLGLRVGRIRHFVTCDGHRPRLLESSHLEELLSAPPRQASLFQ, from the coding sequence ATGGCGGTGGATCTGATGGGAAGGCTGAGGGTCCTTGGGGACTCTGCCCGGTTCGACGCCTCCTGCGCCCCCTTCAGGGAGAGGGCCCTTGGTGTCCTGCCCGGGGTGGTCTGGGCCAACCGTTGCCGGGTCCTCAAGGTGCTCATGAGCAACCGGTGCGGCTACGACTGTGCCTACTGTGTGAACCGGGCCAGCTCCCCGGTGGATCGGGCCCAGATGGAGCCCCGGGAGCTGGCGGACCTGTTCGCCTCCCTGTGGCGCAGGGGGTTGGTGCAGGGGATCTTCCTCAGCTCCGCGGTGGTGGGCTCCCCGGACGGGACCATGGAGAGGATGATCCGGGCGCTTGAGATCATCCGGCGGGAGCATCGATTCGGGGGCTACGTGCACGCCAAGGTGATCCCCGGGTCGTCGTTTGGCCTGATCCGGCAGATGTGCCTCCTGGCGGACCGGGTGAGCGTGAACCTGGAGGTCCCCTCCGAGGAGGGGTTGAGGGCCCTGGCCCCCCAGAAGGAGGGCAGCGCCATCCTGGCCCCCATGGGGAGGGTGGCGTCCCTCCTGGAGGAGATGGGGAGCTCGGGACATCTGAAGGGGGGGCACACCACCCAGATGATCCTGGGGGCCACGGAGGACCCGGACCGGGAGGTCCTCAAGGTCTCCAGCGCCCTATACCGCCGATTCAGGCTGAGGCGGGTCTACTACTCGTCCTACGTCCCCGTGTCGGAGGACCCAAGGCTTCCCCGGAGGGACCCGGACAGGCTACGGGAGGTCCGGATCTACCAGGCGGACTTCCTGATGAGGCAGTACGGGATGAGCTACCGGGAGATCCTGGGGGACCGGCAACAGCTGGACCGCCGGCTGGACCCCAAGGCCTCCTGGGCGCTCAGGAACGTCCACCGGTTCCCGGTGGACCTGAACTCCGCGGAGGCGGAGGAGATCCTGATGGTGCCCGGCATAGGTCCCAAGGGGGTCAGGGCCATCCTGGAGGCCCGCCGGAGGGGCAGGCTTCGGATCGAGGATCTTGGGTCCCTGGGGCTCCGGGTGGGCAGGATAAGGCACTTCGTCACCTGCGACGGCCACCGGCCCCGGCTTCTCGAGTCATCCCATCTGGAGGAGCTCCTTTCCGCTCCCCCACGGCAGGCGAGCCTCTTCCAATAA
- a CDS encoding PTS fructose transporter subunit IIC: MAKIVAVTSCPTGIAHTYMAAEALKLAAEGMGHQVKVETRGSGGAENQLTQEDISQAELVIIAADTKVERDRFRGKRVYTTSTAEAIRDARGLIERALAEAPVEGGADAPKAAEPSGPSASKAKGAYKHLMTGVSYMIPLVVAGGLSIALSFAFGIKAFEQEGTLAWALMKVGGGSAFALMVPVLSAYMAYSIADRPGLAPGFIGGMLASQLGAGFLGGIASGFIGGYSALLISSNVKLPRNLQGLMPVLIIPLGASLLTGLMMIYVVGSPVKALMDWTTATLSGMSSSNAAILGLLLGAMMAFDMGGPINKAAYTFAVGLLGSGTFEPMAAVMAAGMTPPLGIALASLLAPGKFSPEEREAAKAAGVLGISFITEGAIPFAAGDPIRVIPAIMAGSALTGAMSMAFHCTLRAPHGGIFVLPIPGAVGNLGLYALSIAAGTALTAALLAALKRPQG, translated from the coding sequence ATGGCTAAGATAGTGGCGGTTACGTCCTGTCCCACCGGCATAGCTCACACCTACATGGCGGCGGAGGCGCTGAAGCTGGCGGCGGAGGGGATGGGGCACCAGGTTAAGGTGGAGACCCGGGGATCCGGGGGGGCAGAGAACCAGCTAACCCAAGAGGACATCTCCCAGGCGGAGCTGGTAATAATAGCGGCGGACACCAAGGTTGAACGGGACCGATTCAGGGGCAAGCGGGTCTACACCACATCCACCGCGGAGGCCATAAGGGACGCCCGGGGCCTCATCGAACGGGCCCTGGCGGAGGCCCCGGTGGAGGGGGGCGCCGACGCCCCCAAGGCGGCGGAGCCATCCGGCCCCTCGGCCTCCAAGGCCAAGGGGGCCTACAAGCACCTGATGACCGGGGTGTCCTACATGATACCCCTGGTGGTGGCCGGGGGGCTATCGATAGCCCTGTCGTTCGCCTTCGGCATAAAGGCCTTCGAGCAGGAAGGGACCCTGGCCTGGGCGCTGATGAAGGTCGGCGGCGGCTCCGCCTTCGCCCTCATGGTGCCCGTGCTGTCCGCCTACATGGCCTACTCCATCGCTGACCGGCCCGGGCTTGCGCCGGGCTTCATCGGCGGCATGCTGGCCAGCCAGCTTGGGGCCGGGTTCCTGGGGGGCATCGCCTCCGGGTTCATCGGGGGCTACAGCGCCCTCCTCATATCCAGCAACGTCAAGCTCCCCAGGAACCTTCAGGGGCTGATGCCGGTGCTCATCATACCCCTGGGAGCCTCCCTTCTTACCGGGCTCATGATGATCTACGTGGTGGGATCCCCGGTGAAGGCCCTCATGGACTGGACCACCGCCACCTTGAGCGGGATGAGCTCCTCCAACGCGGCCATCCTGGGGCTCCTGCTGGGGGCCATGATGGCCTTCGACATGGGGGGCCCAATAAACAAGGCGGCCTACACCTTCGCGGTGGGGCTACTGGGCAGCGGCACCTTCGAGCCCATGGCGGCGGTGATGGCGGCGGGGATGACCCCCCCGCTGGGGATCGCCCTGGCCAGCCTCCTGGCCCCGGGCAAATTCTCCCCCGAGGAACGGGAGGCCGCCAAGGCGGCGGGAGTTCTTGGCATATCCTTCATAACCGAGGGGGCCATTCCCTTCGCCGCCGGGGACCCAATCCGGGTGATCCCCGCTATAATGGCGGGCTCCGCCCTAACCGGCGCCATGTCCATGGCGTTCCACTGCACGCTCCGGGCCCCCCACGGGGGGATCTTCGTCCTTCCCATACCCGGAGCGGTGGGGAACCTGGGGCTCTACGCCCTATCCATCGCCGCCGGCACCGCCCTTACCGCGGCGCTCCTGGCGGCCCTCAAGCGTCCCCAGGGCTAG
- a CDS encoding DeoR/GlpR family DNA-binding transcription regulator produces MLPEERRSAILALVGQGISSVPQIAHRVGASEATVRRDLAHLEERGLLRRTHGGALPVGYGAEPSFKEKRVRNLEEKRAIGTASAGLVEDGERVLIDAGTTTMELARGLLGRRITVATNSLDVAQVFMNDPVVELWVIGGVMRKSPRSLVGFLADMGLEALRFDVAFIGANGVSAPFGASTPNPEEARTKALMIRSAARGYLLVDHSKLGRDSACRMFPLEELTGLVTDWGADDEEVRALSRVVKVLRAGEDGRWL; encoded by the coding sequence ATGCTCCCGGAGGAGAGACGATCGGCGATCCTGGCGCTGGTGGGCCAGGGGATATCCTCGGTGCCCCAGATAGCCCATCGGGTTGGGGCCTCGGAGGCCACGGTGAGGCGGGATCTGGCGCACCTGGAGGAACGGGGGCTTCTACGCCGGACACATGGGGGGGCGTTGCCGGTGGGCTACGGGGCGGAGCCGTCCTTCAAGGAGAAGCGGGTCAGGAACCTGGAGGAGAAGCGGGCCATAGGGACCGCCTCCGCCGGGCTGGTGGAGGACGGGGAGCGGGTCCTGATCGACGCGGGGACCACCACGATGGAGCTGGCCCGGGGCCTATTGGGGCGTCGGATAACGGTGGCCACCAACTCGCTGGACGTGGCCCAGGTGTTCATGAACGACCCGGTGGTGGAGCTCTGGGTCATAGGGGGTGTGATGAGGAAGTCCCCCCGGTCCCTGGTGGGGTTCCTGGCGGACATGGGGCTGGAGGCCCTTCGGTTCGACGTGGCCTTCATAGGCGCCAACGGGGTGAGCGCCCCCTTCGGGGCCAGCACCCCGAACCCGGAGGAGGCCAGGACCAAGGCCCTCATGATCCGGTCCGCCGCCCGGGGATACCTGCTGGTGGACCACTCCAAGCTAGGGCGGGACAGCGCCTGCCGGATGTTTCCCCTGGAGGAGCTGACCGGCCTGGTGACCGACTGGGGGGCGGATGATGAGGAGGTGAGGGCCCTCTCCCGGGTGGTGAAGGTGCTGAGGGCCGGGGAGGACGGAAGATGGCTATAG
- a CDS encoding hydroxyethylthiazole kinase, with the protein MRVSHLASEVARLSPLVYHVTNWVSGPLSARVCYALGGRALMTTHPEEALEAARMSQALLLNLGTPTEDRVVSIRRALDGAGDRPALLDPVGVGSFPGRLDLAMEILSRGISILKGNGAEISALLGEGKGQRGVDSDLPGPPLGVRRLAEDHRCCAVMTGEEDHVALGVSWGLVRLRGREVRGAVPVPGLGCALGSAMACALGVGADPFSAALWGCALFKGALRRALGACCGPGSLVEALIDQLHRARTGELDGENVEVIRADG; encoded by the coding sequence TTGAGGGTCTCCCACCTGGCATCGGAGGTGGCCCGGCTATCCCCTCTGGTCTATCACGTCACCAACTGGGTGTCGGGCCCCCTCAGCGCCCGGGTCTGTTACGCCCTGGGGGGCAGGGCGCTGATGACCACCCATCCGGAGGAGGCCCTGGAGGCGGCCCGGATGTCCCAGGCGCTGCTGCTCAACCTGGGGACCCCCACGGAGGACCGGGTCGTGTCCATCCGGCGGGCTCTGGACGGGGCGGGGGATCGGCCGGCGCTGTTGGATCCGGTGGGGGTCGGGTCCTTCCCTGGGCGCCTGGACCTGGCTATGGAGATCCTCTCCCGGGGGATCTCGATCCTCAAGGGGAACGGGGCGGAGATCTCCGCCCTGCTTGGGGAGGGGAAGGGACAGCGGGGGGTGGACTCGGACCTGCCGGGACCGCCCCTTGGGGTCCGGAGGCTGGCGGAGGACCACCGGTGTTGCGCGGTCATGACCGGGGAGGAGGACCACGTGGCCCTAGGGGTGAGCTGGGGGCTGGTGAGGCTCCGGGGGAGGGAGGTTCGAGGGGCGGTGCCGGTGCCCGGGCTTGGATGCGCCCTGGGTAGCGCCATGGCCTGCGCCCTGGGGGTGGGGGCGGACCCCTTCTCCGCCGCCCTGTGGGGCTGCGCCCTCTTCAAGGGGGCCCTCCGGAGGGCCCTTGGGGCCTGCTGTGGCCCCGGCAGCCTGGTGGAGGCCCTCATAGACCAGCTACACCGGGCCAGGACCGGGGAGCTGGATGGGGAGAACGTGGAGGTGATCCGGGCAGATGGATGA
- the thiE gene encoding thiamine phosphate synthase, producing MDDRWLREALQVYGILDSSLGDEGELIALAEMAIGSGVTALQLRCKGWDGGRTYRLARELARRCASEGVLFIVNDRLDVALASGARGVHLGASDLPVEAARRVAGEDFVIGGTARTLERGLELQAAGASYLGCGAAFQSGTKEDTVVIGPHGIGVIARGVSIPCVAIGGIGEHNLERLRGSNVAGIAMCGALFRRDPGRMGDLCGAVRRTIEDGGGPVGG from the coding sequence ATGGATGATCGGTGGCTTAGGGAGGCTCTCCAGGTCTACGGGATCCTGGACTCGTCCCTGGGGGACGAGGGGGAGCTGATCGCTCTGGCGGAGATGGCCATTGGGTCCGGGGTAACCGCCCTTCAGCTCCGGTGCAAGGGCTGGGACGGGGGGAGGACCTACCGTCTGGCCCGGGAGCTGGCCAGGAGGTGCGCCTCCGAGGGGGTCCTGTTCATAGTGAACGACCGGCTGGACGTGGCCCTGGCCTCCGGGGCCCGGGGGGTCCACCTGGGGGCTTCGGACCTGCCGGTGGAGGCGGCCCGCCGGGTTGCCGGGGAGGACTTCGTGATCGGCGGCACCGCCAGGACGCTGGAGCGGGGGCTGGAGCTTCAGGCGGCGGGGGCCTCTTACCTGGGCTGCGGGGCCGCATTCCAGTCCGGAACCAAGGAGGACACGGTGGTGATAGGACCCCATGGGATAGGCGTCATAGCCCGGGGGGTGTCCATACCCTGCGTTGCCATAGGGGGCATAGGGGAGCACAACCTGGAACGGCTGAGGGGGTCCAATGTGGCGGGGATCGCCATGTGCGGTGCCCTGTTCCGGCGGGACCCGGGCCGGATGGGGGACCTGTGCGGGGCGGTGAGGAGGACGATCGAGGATGGAGGTGGTCCGGTTGGAGGATAG
- a CDS encoding adenosylcobinamide-GDP ribazoletransferase produces MWFLRYLAVMWNLLTRLPRLMDGIYPEESTSGALALAPLVGLIMGCMVGLVSIPLSWFLPPLVWPLWSAGIYIWLGWSLHLDGLADLCDGLGSGRRGEGMRAVMKDSRIGAFGVMGLILALGSWAGSLGSFPWFKLPVTLGFMGYLGRLSLLSCAWAGRYPWESGLGKVFVGRLGVAHLALGATWGLLALPVLGPVVLVCGPSIAVLLGVGCARWMNSRLGGVNGDVLGAVEVACEAIMAPLLGALWLPM; encoded by the coding sequence ATGTGGTTCCTTAGGTACTTGGCCGTCATGTGGAACCTGCTGACCCGGTTGCCCAGGCTTATGGACGGGATCTACCCAGAGGAGTCAACCTCCGGCGCCCTGGCCCTGGCCCCCCTGGTGGGGCTGATCATGGGGTGCATGGTGGGGCTGGTCTCCATCCCCCTCTCCTGGTTCCTTCCCCCCCTGGTTTGGCCCCTCTGGTCCGCGGGGATCTACATATGGTTGGGATGGTCCCTGCACCTGGACGGCTTAGCGGACCTGTGCGATGGGCTGGGGTCCGGCCGTAGGGGAGAGGGGATGAGAGCGGTCATGAAGGACAGCCGGATCGGCGCCTTCGGAGTGATGGGGCTGATCCTAGCACTGGGGTCCTGGGCGGGCTCCTTGGGCTCCTTCCCCTGGTTCAAGCTCCCGGTCACGCTTGGGTTCATGGGCTACCTTGGGAGACTTTCCCTCCTGTCCTGCGCCTGGGCGGGCAGGTATCCCTGGGAGTCGGGGCTTGGGAAGGTCTTCGTGGGGCGTCTTGGGGTGGCCCACCTGGCCCTGGGCGCCACGTGGGGACTTCTGGCCCTTCCGGTGCTGGGCCCGGTGGTGCTGGTTTGCGGCCCGTCTATTGCTGTCCTCTTGGGGGTCGGGTGCGCCCGGTGGATGAACTCCCGTCTGGGGGGGGTCAACGGGGACGTGCTGGGGGCGGTGGAGGTGGCCTGCGAGGCCATAATGGCCCCCCTCCTGGGGGCCCTGTGGCTTCCCATGTGA